The Alicyclobacillus macrosporangiidus CPP55 genome segment GCGAAAGCGGCCAGCACGGGAAGGCGGTGACGTTAGCGCCAGGCGATGCATCGTCGGGCGACGTATCGCCGGATAACGCGCCTACGGAGACGCAGGATCCAAGGGCACCAGCTCAAGGGAAAGGCCAGGCGCCGTCTCCAGCAGCGCTGTTCAGCGTTCCCAAAGGTTGCGTCGCTCTCACGTTCGACGACGGCCCTTCCCAGTACACGAAACAGATCGTCGATATTCTCAGCCGTTACCACGTCCACGCGACGTTTTTTTTCGTGGGCAATCGCATCAGCATGTGGCCGGAGGGTGCTCGGGCGGTCGTCGAGGCCGGCGACGTCATCGGCAATCATTCCATGTCTCATCCGCTGTTGACCCATTTGTCAGCAACCGCACAAGCCCGGCAGATCGCCCAGTGCGAAGCCGCCATCGAGTCGGCCACCGGCTTGTCGGCGAAGCTGTTCAGACCCCCATACGGCGCGTACGATAAAGCCACAGAAGACGCCCTTGCGACCAGCCATATGACGCTTGCGCTGTGGAACCGGGATCCAAGGGATTGGGCGGCGAAATCGGCGGCCGAGATTGTGGCCAACGTGCTCAACAGCGATCCGTCGGGCGGGGTGTACGATATGCACGAGACGCGGCTCACCGTCGAAGCACTGCCGGCCATCATCGAAGGGTTGCAGAAGAAGCACCTGAGGCTCGTGGCCATTGGATGAGGTGGTGATCCCTTTGGCAGCGCGGACGTCGGAGGTTTCTCGGCAGTTTTGCGGGCCGTTGTTGGGCGGCGTCGGTTCGGCCCTGTTCGGCATCCGGACCATGCTCGGGCTGACGGCCGCCCTGTACGTGGCGAATATGCTGTGGGTGCGGTGGAAGGTACAGGATCCGACTGCAATGGATCCAACCTCATGAATACCACCGCCAAATCCACCCACCCTCTCATACACCGCACGCGTATTTCCCCTCGCGAAAATTCAACTCTTCTACACCAAGCTTTTGAGCAATCGATACGGAATCTTCAATTTCCGATCGTAGACTGAAGGCGTACGTCGTCCCCGTGCCACAAGAGGACGGATCGTGAGGAGGATGATTGCATGAAGCGCCGCGTGAAGCTGTCCGTTGCCGCAACAGCCACCGCCATCCTGAGCAGTGGGAGCATCGCACTGGCCAGTCACCAGGCCGCCGTACCCCCGAACGGTCTTCATCCCGACACGACGGTTCTTGCGCCCGAAACCCAGACACCTATCCAGCATGTCGTAGTGATCTTTCAAGAGAATGTTTCCTTCGATCATTACTTTGGCACCTATCCCTACGCCAAAAATCCCCCGGGGGAACCCAAGTTCTTCGCCTCTCCGGGGACCCCGAACGTCAACGGACTGACCGGTCCGCTTCTCACCCACAACCCAAACGGGGTCAACCCGCAGCGTTTGGATCGCTCCCAATCCATCACGGACGACATGGATCACGATTATACCGCCGAGCAAAAGGCGTACGACGGGGGGCTGGTGGACAAGTTCAAGGAAAACACCGCGGGTACGGACTGGCCGTTTCCCAACCAAGATCCGAACATCGTCATGGACTACTACGACGGCAACACCGTGACGGCCCTCTGGAATTACGCGCAGCACTTCGCCATGAACGATAATTCGTACAGCACCACGTTCGGCCCTTCGACGCCGGGGGCGCTCAATCTGATTTCCGGTCAGACACACGGGGCCGTTGCGTACAGCGCGCCGCAGGCGAGCGGGGGCAAACCGTTGTCCCCTGATGCCAACGGGGTCATCATCCAGGGCAAACTCAATCGAAACAACACCTTGTACAGCGACCAGGACCCTTATTACGACAACGCCTCCAAGGCAACCAGCCCGACGGTCGCGATGACGGGCAAGAACATCGGTGACCTCCTCAACGCGAAGGGCGTGACTTGGGGTTGGTTCGAAGGCGGATTTCGCGATCCGTCCGTCAAACACCAGGCGACGGGCGACGGGAGTCAGCAGGGCCCTGCCACACCCGACTACAGCCCGCATCACGAACCGTTCCAGTACTACGCTTCGACCGCAAATCCAAACCACACACCTCCTGCATCCGTGTCGGAAATTGGCCATGATGGCCCGGCGAACCACCAGTACGACTTGATGGACTTCTGGGCCGCCGTGAACGCCGGTCACATGCCGGCGGTGAGCTTCCTCAAAGCACCGGCGTACCAGGACGGCCACGCAGGGTACTCGGGGCCGCTGGATGAGCAGAGGTTCCTCGTGGATACCCTCAACAAGCTGCAGAAGACGCCGGAATGGAAGAGCACTGCTGTCATCATCGCTTACGACGATTCAGACGGCTGGTACGATCACGTGATGCCGCCGATTGTCAATGGATCGAACGATCCGGCGGCAGACGCCCTGCTCGGTCCTGGTCAGGCAGGGACCCCCTCGCTGGGCTCGTACTTAGACCGGCTCGGCTATGGTCCGCGCCAGCCGCTGTTGGTGATCTCGCCATGGGCGAAGCGCAACTTCGTCGATCACACGCTCACCGACCAGACGTCCATTCTTCGCTTTATCGAAGACAACTGGAACCTGGGCCGCATCGGCGATTCCTCGTACGATGCCATCGCGGGTTCTTTGCTCAACATGTTCGATTTTACGCACGGTCCTTCCAACAGCCCGCTGTTTCTCGATCCCAATACGGGCGAACCGGTCAGCCCCACTTCTGCACCCTTTGTAAAGGGTGGGCAGCCGTACATGGCGCTCAGCCACTTGGCGGAAGTGCTCAACACAGACCTGTATCAAAATAAAGGGGAAGGCTGGTTCACGTACGACGGGCATCGGGTGATCGTTCCGTTTCACGGCAGGACAGTGACCGTCGACGGCCGGACGTTGGACCTGGGCGCCGGTATGACGTCTGTAAAGGGTGCTCTGTTCTTGCCGGTGGACAAACTGGCCGACGCGCTTGGAGTGAAGGCGGATGGTCTGCTGCAAGGTTATGCTGAGCCAGCAGGTCAGTAAAGATCTCATCGGGCTCCCGAAGCTCACTGGGTACGGTTGCGTGGGCTCCTTCAGGGTGAATCCCCGACGACGCCTCGTGTCGTCGGGGATTTATCACACAAGCTGCGGATTTCTGTTCGTGAACGACGCGTTCATGCGCTCTTTACATCGTGTTTACACCGCGTTTTACAGAATTTCACATACCTCCGTTATGATGTCTTCCAAGAAGGGGTATTTGTATCCGGTGATCGTGGAGGAGAGCGTCACCTGGATCTGTCGGGAGAAGGGTCTGATTTCCTTTGATGGGCAATGGACCGGTGGGGTTTGCGCTCGGGTTGTTGACGGCGGCCAGTGGGATGCTGGCGTATTGGGGTATGAGAGCACGACGGAACCGGGTGTTTTGGGAACACGTCCGCGACGTGGTCACTCGCGTCCGACACGGGGATTTGCAGGCTCGGGTTCTCAGCTACGCGGGGGAAGTCCAGCCAGATTTCTCGCAGATGTTGAATGACATGCTGAGCGCCCTCGAGGATCAAGTGAACCGCCAGTCTGAGGAGCAGCGGCTCTTGCGGTACGTTCTGAATGCCATGACGACGGGGGTGGTGTACGTCGACGCGTCCGGGAACGTTCAAATGATGAATCCCATGGCGGCACGCATTCTGCGAAAGGACGCAGACGAGGCCCGGGGTCGGCCGTACTGGGAGATATTCCCTGATTACGCCTTGAATGCCGCCATCTACCGGACGCTGTTGCTCGGTTCGCCTTGGCAGAATGAAATTCGGCTTCCGGGAGATATCATCGTGGATTTTCACGTCATCCGACTCGAAGGCACCGGTGAATCTCGGAGCAATCGGCAGGAGGGCTTCCATGTTCTGGTCCTTTGCAACGATGTGACGCAATGGCATCGACTTGTCCGGATGCGCAGCGATTTTATCGCGAATGTCTCGCATGAGTTGAGAACACCCATTACCGCCATCCGGGGCTACGCGGAAACGCTCGTGGGCGAGGACGTGGACGAGTCCACCCGGGATTCGTTTTTACAGATCATTTACCAAGAGTCACTGCGTATGAACCGCCTGGTGGAGGACCTGTTGACGCTGTCCAAGCTGGAGACACAAGAAATTCATCTTGAATGGCGCCCCGTACAACTCTCTGGCGTC includes the following:
- a CDS encoding alkaline phosphatase family protein, whose amino-acid sequence is MKRRVKLSVAATATAILSSGSIALASHQAAVPPNGLHPDTTVLAPETQTPIQHVVVIFQENVSFDHYFGTYPYAKNPPGEPKFFASPGTPNVNGLTGPLLTHNPNGVNPQRLDRSQSITDDMDHDYTAEQKAYDGGLVDKFKENTAGTDWPFPNQDPNIVMDYYDGNTVTALWNYAQHFAMNDNSYSTTFGPSTPGALNLISGQTHGAVAYSAPQASGGKPLSPDANGVIIQGKLNRNNTLYSDQDPYYDNASKATSPTVAMTGKNIGDLLNAKGVTWGWFEGGFRDPSVKHQATGDGSQQGPATPDYSPHHEPFQYYASTANPNHTPPASVSEIGHDGPANHQYDLMDFWAAVNAGHMPAVSFLKAPAYQDGHAGYSGPLDEQRFLVDTLNKLQKTPEWKSTAVIIAYDDSDGWYDHVMPPIVNGSNDPAADALLGPGQAGTPSLGSYLDRLGYGPRQPLLVISPWAKRNFVDHTLTDQTSILRFIEDNWNLGRIGDSSYDAIAGSLLNMFDFTHGPSNSPLFLDPNTGEPVSPTSAPFVKGGQPYMALSHLAEVLNTDLYQNKGEGWFTYDGHRVIVPFHGRTVTVDGRTLDLGAGMTSVKGALFLPVDKLADALGVKADGLLQGYAEPAGQ
- the pnpS gene encoding two-component system histidine kinase PnpS, producing the protein MRARRNRVFWEHVRDVVTRVRHGDLQARVLSYAGEVQPDFSQMLNDMLSALEDQVNRQSEEQRLLRYVLNAMTTGVVYVDASGNVQMMNPMAARILRKDADEARGRPYWEIFPDYALNAAIYRTLLLGSPWQNEIRLPGDIIVDFHVIRLEGTGESRSNRQEGFHVLVLCNDVTQWHRLVRMRSDFIANVSHELRTPITAIRGYAETLVGEDVDESTRDSFLQIIYQESLRMNRLVEDLLTLSKLETQEIHLEWRPVQLSGVVEMAVDRLQAQLKVRNLTLQVQSEDDVTVCGDEDKLLQVMLNLLTNAMRYTPPGGCISVTWETYPDRVKVHVVDTGIGIPEEEQNRVFERFYRVNPDRSRASGGTGLGLAIVKHIVTSYGGEVGVNSRVGFGSDFWFTLLRCKDTAPKDTASDRLVAP